AGCAGGTACCTCAGCGGTGTTAGAGTAGGCATGATGCCGCTGGCGTAGACTGTGGCTGCCGTTGCGATGGTTAAGATGATCAGGGTCCAGAACCATGCGGAGTAGTCTAGCCTGAGGATGTAGCTTCCAAGGGTTTTAGGAGGATCGGGGTCCACCAGCCTTATCCTTCCACGTGAGGCATTCTCGTAAGCAGTTTTCAGCGCTTTCCACCTGCTCTTCTTCCCTAGCTTCGCAACATACTCCTCTAGAGTGATCTCGCGCTTCATAACTACCACTGTGTAACGTTCACGTATAGGTGAACCCACCTGCCAGTGTAAACCCAGCCCTCCCCAGTATTGTGAACCCAGAGCTCGAAAACCAGTGCAACCCTGGAGGGAAGGGTGGGGGAGTACACTGGGATTTTAACAGGGGTTTCCCACGACTCGTTGTGAGCTAGAACCAGCCTCCATTCCTTGAGAACCGGGGCTGGCGACTCCGTGGTGTTCGAGGGTAGGGTTTCACCCGTTGCGATCTTGTAGACTACTTTAAAATACCCTGTGCGTCCCAGGTTGTTGAACACGTATATGCACAGGTCCAGTGTCGACCCGTTGAGAACATTGCTAGGGTACTCCCCTATTTTACAGTCCTGGTTGAGCAGGCCGATTGCCGTGAAGGGTTCAGGGTTCTCCGGCCTCAGAATCAAGGCTATCCCGAGCACAGCACCGATGATCGAGACAGCGAGGACTACGGCGAATACTTCCTCATCCATGATCATGCTAATACTCCCTCACAACCCACTTCCTCCTGGTTTTAAACCATAAGTAGATGTAAGCGCGTGGAAGCAGAGTGTAAACTAGGAGAGGAATGAGGGCGAGAACAGCCACGGAAGCAGCCTTCGAGGCTGTGTGGAGGAGGTATGCTTGCTGAGAACCCTCCTCAAGATCCGCGATCATCGTGTCAACCTCGCTGAGGATTAAGCCAGCCCTGGCATGGTCACCCTGCTCAAATGCTTTAACAGCTTCATTAAGCTTATCTACAACGCTGCTAGCATCAACATGCTTAGCCTCCAGCTCCGCAATTCTTTCAACATACTCCGCGATCCTGGCGTCAAAGTCCTCGTTGTAAGCAGTGTAGAGCATGCTGAGCGAAAACGTGGCAAGCATCAACAAAGCTACCACAAACACTTTCCTATGCATGGAAACCCCTGCGCTGTAATATTGGAATGTTGGGGAGGAGTAAAATACCTAATCGCCAGGTAGGTTAACGAAGTACCCGTTATCCCTGAGCACCGTGGCTACCACTCCATACTTGTAGGCAAGAGGTTTCGAAAATATTAGGGTAACGTTCCTGACTCCTGGAGCCCTGGATTTAAAGGCATCGGCTAATCCTGCTCCAATACCTTTATAGTAGTCTTCGAGCTCGCCCACGAAACCCGTTGCCTCCCCCAGCTTAATAGTCCTTGTCCTGCTCCACGTGCTGTAATCGTGTAATGCTTTAACACCGTGCTTCCGGAAGATACTGTTGAATGCTGCGAGCACGTCGAGGATACTTCCATGAATATAGTATAGCTCCTCCCCGGGGATTTTCACGAAGAAGTGAACGCTGGATAACCCTCCATTCCCCCTCAGCCCACTTAACAGCTCCACGTATGTAGCAGTTACCAGCAAGTCCAGCTCCACCGGGTTTGCTGCAGTTAGATCCGAATACACGATTTTCTCCCCCAGGCCCCGTCCCCCGCCCCCCTCGGCCTCTTTGGTGAACAACTTGATGAACAAGCTTTCCTCCAACTCAAGCTTTAAACTCTTCTTCCAGTGAATCAGGTGCGGGTTGTCACCTGGGCTGTATTCGCGGGCGCCTGCGTAATCTCCTGTATAGGATTGAGCAAGCATCTTGGACACGTATTCCGCGACTTCACGCATCATCTTAGCTGCGAGGAGGAATCTGCTCCGTAAGCGTTGCTTACCCATAATGCTAGCTTTTGAAGAAGGCTCCGTTTCCTCACCCCCATGTTGCATCGTTCCCAAGTAAAGCGTGTCTAAACCAGCAGGCAGGAAAGCTTGTTTTTCAAGATCTTCACCACCAGTCCCGGGGCCTCCCCCTCCACCGGTAAGCCCCCTACCCAGCGATCCGTGTCCTAGTCCATCGGGCACGAGGTGTTCGCCAGCACCGTATTCCCCTACGCCCCCACCCTTCTCCAGCCTCACCACGAGTATTCTAGGAGCCGCTATGTACCTAGCGTACTCCTTCAGTATTCTCTCCGCTTCCCTTAGAAGCTGAACCGCCTTAACCATGACGGTGTACTGGAGGACAAACGGCCCGTGCACGGTGCTTGCAAGCCCTTTACCATCGCTCACGACTACTTGAACAAATGTCTCGTTAACCCCTACTTTCAACGCTTTAACCGCTAGCTCCAGATCCGCCTGGTTTACAGCGCTCCCGCTTCTCACCTCACGCCCGTCCGCGAGCACTCTGTACTTGAAAAAGCCTGGGCACTTTATGGAAACCAGGTAATTAACCTGTCCACCAGCATACACGGTTTTCCCAGCCTGCCTAACCTCTACCCGTGATCTTCCCACCCTAGCGCTCTCCTTCAACAAGCAAGCGGTGAAGCCAGCCACCACGGCTGTCAGCGGTACCAGTGAGTATGGGTTAACAATGAGCACTGGTGTGTAGAAGAACAGGGTTACTGCTACGGTTTTCCTTATACTTCCACGACCCTTCGCGTAGAGGATGAGGAACCCGAGGAAGGCTGTGGTGGACGCGGCTATAAGGATTACCGTGTTCCCGTTAAAGGATGATAGGAAGCTGGCACCTGTTGCTGCTGCGAAGAGAAGCCTTGAATCCCTGCTGAGAGCCATGAGGATGAACACAGGT
This region of Thermosphaera aggregans genomic DNA includes:
- a CDS encoding DUF1616 domain-containing protein translates to MIMDEEVFAVVLAVSIIGAVLGIALILRPENPEPFTAIGLLNQDCKIGEYPSNVLNGSTLDLCIYVFNNLGRTGYFKVVYKIATGETLPSNTTESPAPVLKEWRLVLAHNESWETPVKIPVYSPTLPSRVALVFELWVHNTGEGWVYTGRWVHLYVNVTQW
- a CDS encoding DUF58 domain-containing protein codes for the protein MLLGQFTRSKAVKGFTAVLLVSAPFIARLGVEGLTLDAHWYIAVLPVFILMALSRDSRLLFAAATGASFLSSFNGNTVILIAASTTAFLGFLILYAKGRGSIRKTVAVTLFFYTPVLIVNPYSLVPLTAVVAGFTACLLKESARVGRSRVEVRQAGKTVYAGGQVNYLVSIKCPGFFKYRVLADGREVRSGSAVNQADLELAVKALKVGVNETFVQVVVSDGKGLASTVHGPFVLQYTVMVKAVQLLREAERILKEYARYIAAPRILVVRLEKGGGVGEYGAGEHLVPDGLGHGSLGRGLTGGGGGPGTGGEDLEKQAFLPAGLDTLYLGTMQHGGEETEPSSKASIMGKQRLRSRFLLAAKMMREVAEYVSKMLAQSYTGDYAGAREYSPGDNPHLIHWKKSLKLELEESLFIKLFTKEAEGGGGRGLGEKIVYSDLTAANPVELDLLVTATYVELLSGLRGNGGLSSVHFFVKIPGEELYYIHGSILDVLAAFNSIFRKHGVKALHDYSTWSRTRTIKLGEATGFVGELEDYYKGIGAGLADAFKSRAPGVRNVTLIFSKPLAYKYGVVATVLRDNGYFVNLPGD